In one window of Nicotiana tabacum cultivar K326 chromosome 12, ASM71507v2, whole genome shotgun sequence DNA:
- the LOC107771342 gene encoding RING-H2 finger protein ATL11-like, whose translation MKKIINELSHGFCVIFLLLFILVACAAAQTAETAPTPPYSFDRNIKINPPLAIILVTLISVFFAMGIVSVYVRQCAERRFANDFVHVDENSRRGAARGLDPNVIDTFPMFLYSDVKDLKISKSVLECAVCLNEFEDDQTLRLLPTCCHVFHPDCIDAWLISHITCPVCRANLLPKPSDEKITVLGHYPINSESTNPEYGNPVHEVNDSVIDIIVASPEVINIAQTPVQNRPPRSTPKREKITGKFPRSHSTGHSLIQPGQDCERFTLRLPEEVRNKLINSGLSRAQSNSPFPRERSVRNGYRSSSVGTGSARINHGYYERFNEEGRADRRGLMNVPPFFSRGGSTRSSKDSNGGAGDDITAVPKNLFKSVKFPFDRIFEKDSTGERSFNKLRLGSSSN comes from the coding sequence ATGAAGAAGATAATAAACGAGCTTAGCCATGGCTTTTGCGTTATTTTCCTCCTCCTTTTTATACTTGTGGCTTGTGCCGCAGCACAAACTGCAGAAACAGCACCAACACCACCATATTCATTTGACAGAAATATCAAAATCAATCCACCTTTGGCTATAATTCTTGTTACCCTAATCAGTGTATTTTTTGCTATGGGGATTGTTTCAGTTTACGTACGTCAATGTGCTGAACGCCGCTTTGCCAACGACTTCGTACACGTAGATGAAAACTCTCGCCGCGGGGCAGCTCGTGGTTTAGACCCAAATGTCATTGATACTTTCCCTATGTTTCTTTACTCTGATGTTAAGGATCTCAAAATTAGTAAATCAGTATTAGAATGTGCAGTTTGCTTAAACGAGTTCGAAGATGATCAAACTCTTCGACTTCTTCCTACATGTTGCCACGTGTTCCACCCTGATTGTATTGACGCTTGGCTAATTTCCCATATCACTTGTCCTGTTTGTCGTGCCAATTTACTCCCTAAACCCAGTGATGAGAAAATCACGGTTCTTGGTCATTACCCAATTAATTCCGAGTCAACCAACCCGGAATATGGTAACCCGGTTCATGAAGTAAATGACTCAGTGATTGATATAATCGTTGCATCTCCTGAAGTAATAAACATAGCACAAACGCCTGTACAAAATCGTCCACCAAGGTCAACGCCAAAACGAGAGAAAATTACAGGAAAATTCCCGAGGTCGCACTCGACCGGTCATTCACTGATTCAACCCGGTCAGGATTGTGAACGGTTTACGTTAAGATTACCAGAGGAGGTTCGGAACAAATTGATTAACTCGGGTTTGAGTCGAGCACAAAGCAACTCGCCGTTTCCAAGGGAGAGAAGTGTGAGGAATGGGTACAGAAGTAGTAGTGTGGGAACCGGTTCAGCACGGATTAATCATGGTTATTATGAGCGATTTAATGAGGAAGGACGGGCGGACCGGCGGGGCTTAATGAATGTGCCTCCTTTCTTTTCGAGGGGCGGTTCAACCCGGTCGTCTAAGGATAGTAACGGAGGAGCTGGTGATGATATAACGGCGGTTCCCAAGAATTTGTTTAAGTCTGTTAAGTTTCCGTTTGATCGCATTTTTGAGAAAGATAGCACTGGTGAAAGATCGTTTAATAAACTTAGGTTAGGCAGTTCAAGCAATTGA